The Alteripontixanthobacter sp. genome has a window encoding:
- a CDS encoding riboflavin synthase: protein MFTGIITAIGTIGSVQQRGDLRIRIACPYDPATMAIGASIACSGVCLTVVERGGEQGDAWFAVDVSAETTACTAPDQWREGARINLEQAMKLGDELGGHIVTGHVDAVGKVASAREEGGSTRLEIRAPADIAPFVAEKGSVTVDGVSLTVNSVLDEESGAVRFGLNIIPHTGEVTTLGALAEGDTVNLEIDVLARYLKRMQALAG, encoded by the coding sequence ATGTTCACCGGTATCATCACCGCCATCGGCACTATTGGCAGCGTGCAGCAGCGCGGCGATCTGCGCATCCGCATCGCCTGCCCCTATGATCCCGCAACCATGGCCATCGGTGCGTCGATTGCCTGTTCCGGCGTATGCCTGACGGTGGTGGAACGCGGCGGGGAGCAGGGCGACGCCTGGTTCGCGGTTGACGTTTCCGCCGAAACCACCGCCTGCACCGCGCCGGACCAGTGGCGCGAAGGCGCGCGGATCAACCTGGAGCAAGCGATGAAGCTGGGCGACGAGCTGGGCGGCCATATCGTCACCGGCCATGTCGATGCGGTGGGCAAGGTGGCCTCCGCGCGCGAAGAAGGCGGCTCCACCCGTTTGGAAATCCGCGCCCCGGCAGATATCGCGCCTTTCGTGGCCGAAAAGGGCTCGGTCACCGTGGACGGTGTCTCGCTGACAGTAAATTCGGTGTTGGACGAGGAGAGCGGAGCAGTCCGCTTCGGCCTCAACATCATCCCGCATACCGGCGAGGTAACCACGCTCGGCGCGCTGGCAGAGGGCGACACGGTGAATCTGGAGATCGACGTGCTGGCCCGGTATCTCAAGCGAATGCAGGCGCTGGCGGGCTGA
- the ribD gene encoding bifunctional diaminohydroxyphosphoribosylaminopyrimidine deaminase/5-amino-6-(5-phosphoribosylamino)uracil reductase RibD, whose amino-acid sequence MLPLNSDDARWLAAAARLGRRGWPKAAPNPAVGAIIVADGRVAGRGWTQPGGRPHAEAMALAQAGGAARGASIYVSLEPCAHNSARGPSCTQLIIDVKPARVIAALTDPDARTAGSGLARIADAGIAVQTLPCPEAEDALAGYLMQHRLGRPLVTLKLAMSLDGRIALPSGESRWITGEQARAHVHSRRAQADAILVGGGTWRADRPGLDVRLPGLEDRSPRRILLSRGVAPDGVKVINAPEAIAALTDTQHLYVEGGAQTAAAFLRADLVDRLHIYRAPILIGEGLPAIGDLGLGGLSAAHDRWTLIETRQLGSDTFTAYRRLRSD is encoded by the coding sequence TTGCTCCCGCTCAATAGCGACGATGCACGCTGGCTGGCGGCTGCCGCCCGGCTGGGACGGCGCGGCTGGCCCAAGGCTGCACCCAATCCGGCAGTTGGCGCAATCATCGTGGCAGATGGGCGGGTTGCCGGGCGCGGTTGGACCCAGCCGGGCGGGCGCCCCCACGCGGAAGCAATGGCACTGGCGCAAGCGGGCGGCGCGGCGCGTGGTGCGTCGATCTACGTCTCGCTCGAACCTTGCGCCCACAATTCTGCGCGCGGACCCTCCTGCACACAGCTGATCATCGACGTAAAACCTGCCCGCGTGATAGCCGCGCTGACCGATCCCGATGCCCGCACTGCGGGCAGCGGACTGGCGCGAATCGCCGATGCCGGGATCGCGGTACAGACACTCCCCTGCCCCGAGGCGGAGGATGCGCTTGCCGGTTACCTCATGCAGCATCGCCTTGGCCGGCCGCTGGTTACGCTGAAGCTGGCCATGTCGCTCGACGGGCGGATCGCTCTGCCATCGGGCGAAAGCCGCTGGATCACCGGCGAACAGGCCCGCGCGCATGTCCATTCGCGCCGCGCACAGGCCGATGCGATCCTTGTCGGCGGCGGGACCTGGCGGGCGGACAGGCCGGGGCTGGACGTGCGCCTGCCCGGACTGGAGGATCGCAGCCCGCGCCGCATCCTGCTCTCGCGCGGCGTCGCACCCGATGGCGTGAAGGTGATCAACGCGCCCGAGGCCATTGCCGCTCTGACCGATACGCAGCACCTTTATGTCGAAGGCGGGGCGCAGACGGCTGCGGCCTTCCTGCGGGCCGATCTGGTGGACCGGTTGCACATATACCGCGCGCCTATCCTGATCGGCGAGGGCCTGCCTGCGATTGGCGATCTGGGACTGGGCGGTCTGTCCGCCGCGCATGATCGCTGGACGCTTATCGAGACCCGCCAACTTGGCAGCGACACGTTCACCGCCTATCGCCGCCTGCGAAGCGACTGA
- a CDS encoding aromatic amino acid transaminase translates to MLDKLEPQAPDALLALIKMYADDPRADKIDLGVGVYRTDDGATPVFAAIKKAERRLVDEQESKGYLGPEGDMGFVHALKPYIFGADPAKGGRIEGMQTPGGTGAVRLAVSLAAHAGAVRVHLGVPSWPNHAQILADVGVEAATFDHADADGAANLDAVLQILRDGGADEAILLHGCCHNPTGIDYSPEQWDAIAEALQNSNVLPIVDVAYQGLGHGLKEDSYGLRAVIGAAQQALVCYSCDKNFGLYRDRVGALYVLGRDAGDLPKIMSNANSLARANWSMPPDHGAAAVRYVLRDEGLTAVWRAELDDMRERLRWVRERLAAADNEVGGIDMKPLGRGNGMFAMLPLDKAQIGRLREDHGIYMAGSGRINVAGLTQGNIDKFIGALAEVSA, encoded by the coding sequence ATGCTGGATAAACTGGAACCGCAAGCCCCCGACGCGCTGCTCGCGCTGATCAAGATGTACGCGGACGATCCGCGTGCGGACAAGATCGACCTTGGCGTGGGTGTCTACCGTACGGATGATGGCGCGACCCCGGTCTTTGCGGCGATCAAGAAGGCCGAGCGGCGGCTGGTCGATGAGCAGGAGAGCAAGGGCTATCTCGGCCCGGAGGGCGATATGGGCTTCGTCCATGCGCTCAAACCCTATATTTTTGGCGCGGACCCGGCCAAGGGCGGGCGGATCGAAGGAATGCAGACTCCCGGCGGTACCGGCGCGGTTCGCCTGGCCGTATCGCTGGCGGCCCATGCCGGGGCGGTGCGCGTACATCTTGGCGTGCCCAGCTGGCCGAACCACGCGCAGATCCTGGCCGATGTCGGCGTGGAAGCTGCCACTTTCGACCATGCCGATGCCGATGGTGCGGCCAATCTCGATGCGGTCCTGCAAATTCTGCGCGATGGCGGTGCGGACGAGGCGATCCTGCTGCATGGCTGCTGCCACAACCCGACCGGCATCGATTATTCTCCCGAACAATGGGACGCGATTGCCGAGGCGCTGCAAAACAGCAACGTGCTGCCGATCGTGGATGTCGCCTATCAGGGGCTGGGCCACGGGCTGAAGGAAGATTCCTACGGCCTGCGCGCAGTGATCGGCGCGGCGCAACAGGCGCTGGTATGCTATAGCTGCGACAAGAATTTCGGCCTTTATCGCGACCGGGTGGGCGCGCTGTACGTGCTGGGCCGCGATGCTGGCGATTTGCCCAAGATCATGTCCAACGCCAATTCGCTGGCCCGGGCAAATTGGTCGATGCCGCCCGATCACGGAGCGGCCGCGGTGCGCTATGTGCTGCGCGACGAAGGGCTGACTGCGGTGTGGCGCGCAGAGCTGGACGATATGCGCGAACGCCTGCGCTGGGTGCGGGAGCGGTTGGCTGCGGCCGATAACGAGGTTGGCGGAATCGATATGAAACCGCTTGGCCGGGGCAACGGCATGTTCGCCATGCTGCCGCTGGACAAGGCGCAGATCGGCAGACTGCGCGAGGATCACGGCATCTACATGGCAGGTTCCGGCCGCATCAACGTGGCCGGCCTGACGCAGGGCAATATCGACAAGTTTATCGGCGCGCTGGCGGAAGTTTCAGCCTGA
- a CDS encoding DUF1134 domain-containing protein, translating to MSNIIAAIRNRLGAALVGLAAAATISAAPLAAQGIESVDPNTAIGSGIDADLDGNFEERPGDAPLFADEQPVTAPPSEGRSPSVGDWSSPAPAGSQTGGVSDWDAGNMATAPAWSDPVVTAGDAETAASQASANPAIAADQGDTYKEDDLIGAAEGVFGKGAEGVAKMIQKLLAEQGEPNGYIVGREGGGAFILGARYGSGTLYHKVEGQMPVYWTGPSIGFDAGANAGNTFVLVYNLYDTEQLYERFPAGEGQAYLVGGLNASYLRKGDTVLIPIRVGAGLRLGINAGYMRFSKKHRWLPF from the coding sequence ATGAGCAATATCATCGCCGCAATCCGCAATCGACTGGGCGCGGCCCTGGTCGGTCTGGCTGCCGCCGCGACGATCTCCGCCGCACCGCTTGCCGCGCAGGGTATCGAGTCGGTCGATCCGAACACCGCGATCGGCAGCGGGATCGATGCCGATCTGGACGGCAATTTCGAGGAACGGCCGGGCGATGCGCCGCTGTTCGCCGACGAGCAGCCGGTGACTGCGCCGCCTAGCGAAGGCAGGTCGCCATCGGTCGGTGACTGGTCCAGCCCTGCGCCCGCCGGGTCGCAAACGGGCGGTGTGTCCGACTGGGATGCGGGCAACATGGCCACCGCACCTGCATGGTCGGACCCGGTAGTCACCGCCGGCGATGCCGAAACCGCCGCCAGCCAAGCCTCCGCGAACCCCGCCATCGCTGCCGACCAGGGCGATACCTACAAGGAAGACGATCTGATCGGTGCGGCCGAAGGCGTGTTCGGCAAGGGCGCGGAAGGCGTCGCCAAGATGATCCAGAAACTGCTCGCAGAGCAGGGCGAACCCAATGGTTATATCGTCGGGCGCGAAGGCGGCGGCGCATTCATCCTCGGCGCGCGCTATGGCTCGGGCACCTTGTATCACAAGGTCGAAGGGCAGATGCCGGTCTATTGGACCGGCCCGTCGATCGGTTTCGATGCCGGGGCCAATGCCGGCAACACCTTCGTACTGGTGTACAACCTCTACGATACCGAGCAGCTATACGAACGCTTTCCGGCGGGCGAGGGGCAGGCCTATCTGGTGGGCGGGTTGAACGCGAGTTATCTGCGCAAGGGGGACACGGTGCTGATCCCGATCCGCGTGGGTGCGGGGCTGCGGCTCGGCATCAATGCAGGCTATATGAGGTTTTCCAAGAAGCATCGCTGGCTTCCATTTTGA